In one Drosophila albomicans strain 15112-1751.03 chromosome X, ASM965048v2, whole genome shotgun sequence genomic region, the following are encoded:
- the LOC117573953 gene encoding serine/threonine-protein phosphatase beta isoform isoform X2, with the protein MGDFDLNVDSLIQRLLEMRSCRTGKQVQMTEAEVRGLCLKSREIFLQQPILLELEAPLIICGDIHGQYTDLLRLFEYGGFPPAANYLFLGDYVDRGKQSLETICLLLAYKIKYPENFFLLRGNHECASINRIYGFYDECKRRYNVKLWKTFTDCFNCLPVAAIIDEKIFCCHGGLSPDLQGMEQIRRLMRPTDVPDTGLLCDLLWSDPDKDVQGWGENDRGVSFTFGVDVVSKFLNRHELDLICRAHQVVEDGYEFFARRQLVTLFSAPNYCGEFDNAGGMMTVDDTLMCSFQILKPSEKKAKYLYSGMNSSRPTTPQRSAPMLATNKKK; encoded by the exons atggGCGACTTTGATTTAAATGTCGACAGTCTCATACAGCGGCTGCTAGAAA TGCGCAGCTGCCGCACCGGAAAACAGGTGCAAATGACGGAGGCCGAGGTGCGTGGCTTGTGTCTGAAGTCGCGCGAGATATTCTTGCAACAGCCGATACTGCTGGAGCTGGAGGCGCCACTGATCATCTGCGGCGACATCCATGGCCAGTACACAGATCTCTTGCGCCTGTTCGAATACGGCGGCTTTCCGCCCGCCGCCAACTATTTGTTCCTCGGCGATTATGTGGATCGGGGCAAGCAGTCGCTGGAGACgatctgcttgctgctggccTACAAGATCAAATATCCGGagaatttctttttgttacgCGGCAATCACGAGTGCGCCAGTATTAATAGAATTTATG GCTTTTACGATGAGTGCAAGCGTCGCTACAATGTGAAACTCTGGAAGACCTTCACAGACTGCTTCAACTGTCTGCCCGTCGCCGCGATCATTGACGAGAAGATCTTCTGCTGCCACGGCGGTCTCAGTCCCGATCTGCAGGGCATGGAGCAGATACGCCGTCTGATGCGTCCCACAGATGTGCCCGACACTGGGCTGCTCTGCGATCTGCTGTGGAGTGATCCCGACAAGGATGTCCAGGGTTGGGGCGAAAACGATCGTGGCGTCAGCTTCACCTTTGGCGTTGATGTTGTATCAAAGTTCTTGAATCGACACGAGCTGGACTTGATTTGTCGTGCACATCAG GTTGTCGAGGATGGTTACGAGTTCTTTGCGCGCCGTCAGCTGGTCACACTGTTCTCGGCGCCCAACTATTGCGGCGAATTCGATAATGCTGGCGGCATGATGACCGTGGACGACACGCTCATGTGCTCATTCCAG ATCTTGAAACCATCGGAGAAAAAGGCGAAGTATTTGTACAGCGGCATGAACTCATCCCGGCCGACAACACCGCAGCGCAGCGCTCCAATGTTGGCGACCAACAAGAAGAAATAA
- the LOC117573953 gene encoding serine/threonine-protein phosphatase beta isoform isoform X1, translating to MGDFDLNVDSLIQRLLENFKKQKEAEEHAQKLLIAQQLAASGGVGGIGASTSTLASLASLGGGGGGGGGGGGGGGGGCGTPSSATSCGSAASSTTNDPLDELTEQQRRMLQQYSISPPSETMISADGDQITVHHPREEPKKSRLKLRDFFVAEFVRSCRTGKQVQMTEAEVRGLCLKSREIFLQQPILLELEAPLIICGDIHGQYTDLLRLFEYGGFPPAANYLFLGDYVDRGKQSLETICLLLAYKIKYPENFFLLRGNHECASINRIYGFYDECKRRYNVKLWKTFTDCFNCLPVAAIIDEKIFCCHGGLSPDLQGMEQIRRLMRPTDVPDTGLLCDLLWSDPDKDVQGWGENDRGVSFTFGVDVVSKFLNRHELDLICRAHQVVEDGYEFFARRQLVTLFSAPNYCGEFDNAGGMMTVDDTLMCSFQILKPSEKKAKYLYSGMNSSRPTTPQRSAPMLATNKKK from the exons atggGCGACTTTGATTTAAATGTCGACAGTCTCATACAGCGGCTGCTAGAAA atttcaaaaaacaaaaagaggcCGAAGAGCATGCACAGAAGCTGCTCATTGCTCAACAATTGGCCGCTTCTGGTGGTGTCGGTGGCATTGGTGCCTCAACGTCAACCTTGGCGTCCCTGGCGTCGTTGggtggtggcggcggtggaggaggaggaggcggcggcggcggtggtggcggcTGTGGGACGCCCTCGAGTGCGACGAGTTGCGGATCCGCAGCATCCTCGACGACGAACGATCCGCTGGACGAGCTGACCGAACAGCAGCGTCGCATGTTGCAACAATATTCGATATCGCCACCAAGCGAGACGATGATATCGGCCGATGGCGATCAGATAACGGTGCATCATCCACGCGAGGAGCCCAAGAAATCCAGATTGAAATTGCGTGATTTCTTCGTTGCCGAATTTG TGCGCAGCTGCCGCACCGGAAAACAGGTGCAAATGACGGAGGCCGAGGTGCGTGGCTTGTGTCTGAAGTCGCGCGAGATATTCTTGCAACAGCCGATACTGCTGGAGCTGGAGGCGCCACTGATCATCTGCGGCGACATCCATGGCCAGTACACAGATCTCTTGCGCCTGTTCGAATACGGCGGCTTTCCGCCCGCCGCCAACTATTTGTTCCTCGGCGATTATGTGGATCGGGGCAAGCAGTCGCTGGAGACgatctgcttgctgctggccTACAAGATCAAATATCCGGagaatttctttttgttacgCGGCAATCACGAGTGCGCCAGTATTAATAGAATTTATG GCTTTTACGATGAGTGCAAGCGTCGCTACAATGTGAAACTCTGGAAGACCTTCACAGACTGCTTCAACTGTCTGCCCGTCGCCGCGATCATTGACGAGAAGATCTTCTGCTGCCACGGCGGTCTCAGTCCCGATCTGCAGGGCATGGAGCAGATACGCCGTCTGATGCGTCCCACAGATGTGCCCGACACTGGGCTGCTCTGCGATCTGCTGTGGAGTGATCCCGACAAGGATGTCCAGGGTTGGGGCGAAAACGATCGTGGCGTCAGCTTCACCTTTGGCGTTGATGTTGTATCAAAGTTCTTGAATCGACACGAGCTGGACTTGATTTGTCGTGCACATCAG GTTGTCGAGGATGGTTACGAGTTCTTTGCGCGCCGTCAGCTGGTCACACTGTTCTCGGCGCCCAACTATTGCGGCGAATTCGATAATGCTGGCGGCATGATGACCGTGGACGACACGCTCATGTGCTCATTCCAG ATCTTGAAACCATCGGAGAAAAAGGCGAAGTATTTGTACAGCGGCATGAACTCATCCCGGCCGACAACACCGCAGCGCAGCGCTCCAATGTTGGCGACCAACAAGAAGAAATAA